GTTAGTTGAATAATCACCAATTCTGACTATATCTTTTCTTACTAAATAGAGAGATTTTCACACTTCTAAATGGAGTAAGTTTCATTTTCTTCCCTTATAAAAACGCAAATAAATTATGAACATCTGTATGTATATGTAAACGTAAATGATTCCTAAACCTAGGACGAATTCTTTTGGCACTTTAGACTTTTCCAAGGTATGGTCAATTCCTAGCCGAAACGCATATGAACTAGCTTTTCGCAAATGCCAGGGTGAGGTAACTATAACTGCTTTTTTCAGCCCTCTCTCTCGCATGATTTCTCGCGATTTCAACAAATTTTCATAAGTGCCCCTCGCTTTAGTTTCTCGTATGATTTGGCTACCATCCACGCCTGATTCCACTAAGGCTCTTGCCATGCTTTCTGCCTCAACATGGTCATTTGCAACAGATGCACCCGAACAAATAACTACTTCAGCAATTCCAGTGTGATAGAGGTCTGTTGCTTTATTGATTCGTTCTCGTAAAATGGGAGTCATTGTTCCATCCTTTTTTGCGGGATAACCAAGTACAATCATAGCATCTCTTTTTTGCCCATGATTATAACCCGCTTTGTTAAAATGCTTACGAATAAATATAATCCCCACCATAAGGCACACAAAAAGTAAGCATAAAATATACAAGCCTATCATTAAACATATCTCCTCTGGCATTCTCTCTATCAATCGACAGATAATATACTTTGTACTGGGTGCACATCGGATTTAATAACAATCATTTCTTCAATTAACCTGCCCTTTACTTCAACAAAGGGAGGATGGTGGCTTAACAAAGCCCCTTAAAGAAAGGAGCTTTACTTCAGAGCAATATCATATAGGTAGTTCACTACATCGCCCATTCGCCAAGCGATAACAGCCATACTAATGGCAATAACTACTAAACTTCCAACCTTAATCAGTTCTACACTATCCTTCTCCAATATTTCTCGCCCCTTACATTTAGTTTCTTACACCGTTAACCTGAATGAACATTGAAGAGGGTACTGCTGGCATTTAGCTGGTTTTCACTTGTTAGCCACTTTCCTTTTTCACCAAATGTTCCGTATCAAGCGAAAAATCATTTTTGGTATAAACAATAAGATGTTGAAAACCACTTCAGATATAAACTCTAGTAGGGTATCTTTAAAAAATTCTTTTCTGTTTTGTTTTCTATTTTTCATGTTCTAGCTCCCCAATAATCTATAGCTTTCTTCGACTACCTGACCTTGTATAATGGATATATTTTATATCCTTATTTTACCACAGGATATGTAGCTGATCTGTCCGTTTATGATATGTTTTTTTAATTGAAAAACGGACTAGTAATGGACACTCACTTCTTAATCAAAACATCTTTCCCTTAAAAAAGAAACGAAACTATTGCAACCGGTTACAAAAATATGTTACCTTATGTGTAACCGGTTACACAATAACCAACCAAACGAACAGGAAGTGACGCAAGTGGCAACAATCAAGGATGTGGCGAGTGAAGCGGGGGTGTCGGTGGCGACGGTCTCCCGGGTGCTGAATGACAACGGCTATGTAGGAGCCGAGACGAGGAAGAAGGTAATGACGGCGATCGAGAAGCTGAATTACAGCCCGAATGAGGTGGCGCGCTCTCTATATAAACGGGAATCGAGACTGATCGGTCTGCTGCTTCCAGATATCACGAACCCATACTTCCCGCAGCTGGCGAGAGGGGTCGAGGATGAAGTGAGTGAGGCAGGGTTCAGGCTACTCCTCGGGAACAGCGACGAGAATATCCAGAAGGAGCTGGATTATATCCAGACCTTCGTTCAGAACAATGTCGTCGGTATGATCTCTGCGACTAATCATGTGGAGCATGATCAGCTGTATAGTGAATTGAATCTCCCACTCGTCCTCCTTGACCGGACCACGGACAACTATCCGGCAGTGTATGCCGACGGACGCAAAGGGGGACGCCTGGCAGCAAAGACCCTGGTGGAAAAAGGGGCGAAGCGGATCACCGTTATGAAGGGGCCGGCACACGTCAAGCCGGCACAGGACCGATTCCGGGGAGCCGTCGAGTACCTAAGCGGGACAGACGTCGATTTCCCGGTGATGTCCACGACCTCGTTCTCCTTTGAAGACGCAAAGGGCTGGGCAGAGGAACTATTCGCCACCTATCCTGATACGGACGGGGTCATCGCGAGCAATGATATCGTCGGTATCGCTATTCTCCATGAGGCGTTGAGGCTTGGGAAGAAGATCCCCGAAGACGTACAGATCATTGGCTACGATGACATCCCCCAGAGTAGCCTTTCCTATCCGGCGCTCTCAACGATCAGGCAGCCAGCTTACGAAATGGGCAGGCAGGCCGCGGCACTTCTGATTAAACTAATAAAAAAAGAAAAAGACATCGAGACAACGGTTCAGCTTCCGGTTGAACTCATACAGCGAAACACAACACGAAAGGGATGAAGGAAGATGGAAAAGGCGAAGATTGCCGTGATCGGCAGTTCATCTA
The DNA window shown above is from Rossellomorea vietnamensis and carries:
- a CDS encoding YdcF family protein, encoding MIGLYILCLLFVCLMVGIIFIRKHFNKAGYNHGQKRDAMIVLGYPAKKDGTMTPILRERINKATDLYHTGIAEVVICSGASVANDHVEAESMARALVESGVDGSQIIRETKARGTYENLLKSREIMRERGLKKAVIVTSPWHLRKASSYAFRLGIDHTLEKSKVPKEFVLGLGIIYVYIYIQMFIIYLRFYKGRK
- a CDS encoding LacI family DNA-binding transcriptional regulator, with the translated sequence MATIKDVASEAGVSVATVSRVLNDNGYVGAETRKKVMTAIEKLNYSPNEVARSLYKRESRLIGLLLPDITNPYFPQLARGVEDEVSEAGFRLLLGNSDENIQKELDYIQTFVQNNVVGMISATNHVEHDQLYSELNLPLVLLDRTTDNYPAVYADGRKGGRLAAKTLVEKGAKRITVMKGPAHVKPAQDRFRGAVEYLSGTDVDFPVMSTTSFSFEDAKGWAEELFATYPDTDGVIASNDIVGIAILHEALRLGKKIPEDVQIIGYDDIPQSSLSYPALSTIRQPAYEMGRQAAALLIKLIKKEKDIETTVQLPVELIQRNTTRKG